The Amyelois transitella isolate CPQ chromosome 20, ilAmyTran1.1, whole genome shotgun sequence genome has a segment encoding these proteins:
- the LOC106131583 gene encoding larval cuticle protein A2B, whose product MDTKIVVFIFFVGAVSAGVIAPIAPVPLARVDPLPQYSYGYDVQDALTGDYKGHTEQRNGDLVTGSYTVVDPDGTRRIVDYAADPLNGFNAVVRREPLVVAAPARVVAPAPVVAPAPVVAPAPVYPRAPIFAPAPAPLLAPRFPSPYYF is encoded by the exons ATGGACACCAAG attGTAGTATTCATCTTTTTTGTTGGCGCTGTGAGCGCCGGCGTCATCGCACCAATCGCTCCCGTACCCCTGGCCAGGGTTGACCCCCTACCTCAATACTCCTACGGTTACGATGTTCAAGACGCACTCACTGGCGACTACAAGGGTCACACAGAGCAAAGGAACGGAGACCTGGTGACAGGATCCTACACAGTGGTGGATCCCGACGGCACCAGGAGGATCGTGGACTATGCCGCTGATCCTCTGAACGGTTTCAACGCGGTCGTGCGCCGTGAACCGTTAGTAGTAGCTGCGCCTGCGAGAGTCGTTGCTCCTGCCCCAGTCGTTGCCCCTGCCCCCGTTGTTGCCCCAGCCCCTGTTTACCCCCGAGCACCAATCTTCGCCCCAGCTCCAGCACCACTATTGGCCCCGAGATTTCCTAGTCCCTATTACTTCTAG
- the LOC106131427 gene encoding calphotin, with the protein MAFKLVVFSCLLAAAYGSVAPAAFAAAPVAYAAPAVAARLEEFDPLPQYRFGYDVADSLTGDYKSQQEQRDGDLVQGSYSLVDPDGTRRVVDYTADSVNGFNAVVRKEPLVAAAPAVVAEPAVVPARIAAAPVAQPVVAARYAVGAPVVAPARYAAAPVAAAPVATAAYAAAPVAPAPVFARYAAAPVVARYTAAPVASPVVAARYAAAPYVARYTAPVAAYRAALPAPVAAAYTAPVATAAYTTYTASAPVAYAAPVATAYTAPAAYAAPVAAAPARLVAPAPAAAPIARAAPAKLVEPVAAGYRYIVVFIFFVGAVSAGVIAPIAPVPLARVDPLPQYSYGYDVQDALTGDYKGHTEQRNGDLVTGSYTVVDPDGTRRIVDYAADPLNGFNAVVRREPSNLVLDIIRTKMAFKFVVLTCLVAAATAGLVPTAQVAYSAPLSYSSHAVHAAPLAYSAAPVAYAAPVTKYAVASPVAYAAPIAKVAAVTPVAKVVEAYDSHPQYSFSYDVQDGHSGDSKSQHETRDGDVVHGSYSVVDPDGTKRTVEYTADPHNGFNAVVHKEPLAVKVAAPVVAKIAAPVAYAAAPVVHAAPVAYAAPVAKVAYAAPQFAYSAPVYHH; encoded by the exons ATGGCTTTCAAG TTGGTGGTCTTCTCCTGCCTCCTCGCCGCCGCCTACGGCAGCGTGGCACCTGCCGCCTTCGCAGCAGCTCCTGTGGCCTACGCAGCGCCGGCCGTGGCTGCGAGACTCGAAGAGTTCGACCCTCTACCCCAATACAGATTTGGATACGACGTGGCAGACTCTCTGACCGGTGACTACAAGAGTCAGCAAGAGCAGCGCGATGGTGATTTAGTACAGGGCTCATACTCCCTCGTCGATCCCGATGGCACGCGTCGTGTTGTTGACTACACCGCCGACTCTGTCAATGGATTCAACGCCGTCGTTCGCAAGGAGCCTTTAGTAGCTGCGGCCCCAGCTGTCGTAGCCGAGCCCGCTGTAGTACCCGCCCGGATCGCAGCTGCACCCGTCGCACAGCCTGTGGTGGCGGCCCGCTACGCTGTCGGCGCCCCAGTCGTCGCGCCGGCAAGGTACGCTGCTGCTCCTGTCGCCGCAGCACCAGTTGCCACTGCTGCTTATGCCGCAGCCCCTGTGGCACCCGCTCCAGTGTTCGCTCGCTATGCCGCCGCCCCTGTAGTCGCTCGCTACACGGCTGCCCCCGTAGCGTCTCCTGTCGTTGCCGCTCGTTACGCTGCCGCCCCCTACGTAGCACGGTACACGGCTCCGGTGGCGGCCTACAGAGCGGCGCTGCCCGCCCCTGTCGCTGCTGCGTACACGGCTCCGGTTGCGACCGCAGCATACACAACGTACACGGCGTCTGCCCCCGTAGCGTATGCCGCTCCAGTCGCCACTGCGTACACCGCACCCGCTGCGTACGCAGCTCCCGTGGCAGCCGCGCCCGCCCGCCTGGTGGCGCCCGCACCCGCGGCCGCGCCCATCGCTCGGGCGGCGCCAGCTAAGCTCGTGGAGCCCGTTGCCGCCGGATACCGCTAT attGTAGTATTCATCTTTTTTGTTGGCGCTGTGAGCGCCGGCGTCATCGCACCAATCGCTCCCGTACCCCTGGCCAGGGTTGACCCCCTACCTCAATACTCCTACGGTTACGATGTTCAAGACGCACTCACTGGCGACTACAAGGGTCACACAGAGCAAAGGAACGGAGACCTGGTGACAGGATCCTACACAGTGGTGGATCCCGACGGCACCAGGAGGATCGTGGACTATGCCGCTGATCCTCTGAACGGTTTCAACGCGGTCGTGCGCCGTGAACC TTCAAATCTAGTCTTGGACATTATCAGAACCAAAATGGCATTCAAG tTTGTCGTATTGACCTGCCTGGTAGCGGCTGCCACCGCTGGCCTCGTACCCACCGCCCAGGTGGCGTATTCCGCCCCCCTCTCGTACTCGAGCCACGCCGTGCACGCCGCCCCCTTGGCCTACTCCGCAGCTCCCGTGGCCTATGCCGCCCCCGTTACCAAATACGCCGTCGCCAGCCCCGTCGCCTACGCCGCCCCCATCGCTAAAGTTGCCGCCGTCACCCCCGTCGCCAAGGTCGTCGAGGCCTACGACTCCCACCCTCAATACAGCTTCTCCTACGATGTCCAAGACGGACACTCTGGTGACTCCAAGAGCCAGCACGAAACTCGCGACGGAGATGTTGTCCATGGATCCTACTCCGTGGTCGACCCCGACGGCACCAAGCGCACCGTTGAGTATACCGCTGACCCCCACAATGGTTTCAACGCTGTCGTACACAAGGAGCCCCTCGCCGTGAAGGTCGCCGCCCCCGTTGTCGCTAAAATCGCCGCTCCCGTCGCTTACGCCGCCGCCCCCGTGGTCCACGCCGCCCCGGTAGCCTACGCCGCCCCAGTCGCCAAGGTTGCATACGCTGCACCCCAATTTGCGTACTCTGCCCCCGTTTACCACCACTAA